Proteins from a genomic interval of Harpia harpyja isolate bHarHar1 chromosome 7, bHarHar1 primary haplotype, whole genome shotgun sequence:
- the CALCRL gene encoding calcitonin gene-related peptide type 1 receptor: protein MTKTWITSLLFFLSVTMFFATAIPSEGHQNMTEDFAQLSVTRNKIMTAQYECYQKIMQDPIHRKEGPYCNRTWDGWLCWSDVAAGTVSVQRCPDYFQDFNPSEKVTKICDPSGNWFRHPESNRTWTNYTQCNIYTHEKVKTALNLYYLAIIGHGLSIASLLISLGIFFYFKSLSCQRITLHKNLFFSFVCNSVVTIISLTAVANNQELVATNPVSCKVSQFIYLYLMGCNYFWMLCEGIYLHTLIVVAVFAEKQHLMWYYLLGWGFPLIPACIHAVARSLYYNDNCWISSDTHLLYIIHGPICAALLVNLFFLLNIVRVLITKLKDTHKAESNLYMKAVRATLILVPLLGIEFVLFPWRPEGRIAEEVYDYVMHILMHYQGLLVATIFCFFNGEVQAVLRRHWNQYKIQFEHSFSHSDAMRTASYTVSSISDVQGYSYNHDCTSEHLNGKGYHDMESVVLKTEKLYG, encoded by the exons atgacaaaaacctGGATCACATCTTTGCTGTTCTTCTTATCAGTTACTATG TTTTTTGCCACTGCTATACCATCTGAAGGGCATCAGAATATGACAGAGGACTTCGCTCAACTGAGTGTTACACGGAATAAAATTATGACAGCACAGTATGAATGCTACCAGAAAATTATGCAAGATCCTATTCATAGGAAAGAAG GTCCTTACTGTAACAGGACATGGGATGGCTGGTTGTGCTGGAGTGATGTTGCTGCCGGAACTGTGTCAGTACAGCGTTGTCCTGACTACTTTCAGGATTTCAACCCATCAG AAAAAGTTACGAAGATCTGTGATCCAAGTGGGAATTGGTTTAGACATCCAGAAAGCAACAGGACGTGGACAAACTATACCCAGTGTAATATTTATACACATGAAAAAGTGAAG ACTGCTCTGAATTTGTATTACTTGGCCATCATTGGACATGGTCTTTCAATTGCATCACTTCTGATTTCTCTTGgcatattcttttattttaa GAGCTTGAGTTGCCAAAGGATTACCCTgcataaaaatctatttttctcttttgtttgcaACTCTGTTGTAACAATAATTTCACTGACTGCAGTTGCCAACAATCAGGAGTTAGTTGCAACTAATCCA GTTAGTTGCAAAGTGTCACAGTTCATCTACCTGTACCTAATGGGTTGCAACTACTTTTGGATGCTGTGTGAAGGCATTTACCTGCATACTCTCATTGTGGTGGCTGTTTTTGCTGAGAAACAACACTTGATGTGGTATTACCTTCTTGGCTGGG GATTTCCACTGATCCCTGCCTGCATACATGCCGTTGCTAGAAGTTTATATTATAATGACAA TTGTTGGATCAGCTCTGATACTCACCTGCTGTACATCATCCATGGACCTATTTGTGCTGCTCTGCTG GTGAATCTTTTCTTCCTGCTAAATATCGTTCGTGTTCTCATAACCAAGCTGAAAGACACCCACAAGGCAGAATCCAACCTGTACATGAAAGCAGTGAGAGCTACCCTGATTCTTGTTCCACTACTTGGCATTGAATTTGTGCTGTTTCCATGGCGACCAGAAGGCCGGATCGCTGAGGAAGTGTATGACTATGTGATGCACATCCTTATGCACTACCAG ggTCTACTGGTGGCTacaattttctgcttctttaatGGAGAG GTCCAAGCTGTTTTGAGAAGACATTGGAATCAGTACAAAATCCAATTTGAGCACAGCTTCAGCCACTCGGATGCTATGCGCACCGCTTCCTACACTGTATCGTCAATCAGTGATGTTCAAGGCTACAGCTACAATCACGACTGCACCAGTGAACATTTAAATGGGAAGGGCTACCATGACATGGAGAgtgttgttttaaaaactgaaaagctgtATGGTTGA